In Sander vitreus isolate 19-12246 chromosome 4, sanVit1, whole genome shotgun sequence, the genomic stretch TTTGTTGTGTGACAATGCATCATTTCTTTCCAGAATCATTGCAAAAATGTTGTTTCTGTAAGGAAGATGTGACAAGAACGAATGTTTGTGAAAGAGAAATATGCAGTAGATATCATTTCACTGcaaattcattttcatttcaacattACATTTATGCCCAGGCTCAGTATTTTACGTTGGAAGACTAAaggaaaatgttttgtatttggACAGCTCCAGATATGATTAGAATAGTAATGCGGTACCAAACCTATTCCTTTGGTTTAAGGACCACCTGTTTTTTATCCTTTTACTCGacaatttaaaaatcataccGAGATCATTGTTGGCCTGAGGAAGATGTCGACAGCCATGAGCTTCCTCCAATTTATCCTGTAATTCTAAAATTATACCTGTCACACCTGCTGCACTTGTCATAAAGTGCTTATTTTACAACACTTAATcgttaatgtttttaaatggtCCTTGCTTAAAGTGCTACCTTTTTTAAACACTTGCAGTTTGCACATATTGAGACCTAAGGGGTAGGGTGGTTGAGTTATGGATGTAGTACTACTGTCATCTGtatgatgaaaataatttatttttaataacctTAAATAATCAAGAGATTAAGAGTTGTTCTGTGTCAGGCAGAATTATTGTATATTGAGTAAAGTGTATCTGTAGTCTAAACCCAACAGTTATTGTCCACTCCACTGAGGAAAACTGCAATGTAGTCCAACACAAGCAGACATATGAAGACAGCGttatcattttcttttcagattggacacatttcattttagttGGCTTGGCTCTGTTGGAATTTCTTTACATGTCCTTGTGTTCTATAAAGATTGATTAGCGGGAATGATGAAGAGCTTTATTTAATATATCTGTACTGGACTCTACACTTTATACACCTATTAAATCATCTTTGTCTTGATGTGAAGTTGTGTGTGAAAAATGGTTATGTCTTAGTGGTACTCCACCGAAGTTTTGATTTCCAAACAAAACGGGTGAGGAGACAGcaacttgtttttttaaataaacctgGAACATGatggtgttttgtgtgtttgaattGCACCATTAATGCATACAGCCAAAAAGAGAGTAATTGACTATACTATTTTGCTAATTGATTAGTCATGCAAATCACTTTTCAAGCAAAACTGGCAAGTATTTTCTGGTTtctgcttctcaaatgtgaggatttgctgctcgTCTATAGCAACGTGAATTAAAGATTGTTCAGTTTCTGACTTTGTTTggacaaaataagcaatttgaGGACATTCCATTGGACTATTGTGATTCCCATTTTTactattttcaatgttttatacaccaaacgattaatcaagTAAAAATGAGCAGATTGACCATGAAAATGATCGTTATTTGCAGGCCTAACTCATAAGTGAGTCAACATGAGATCAATTATTGTTTTGACAGCAGACAGGGTTGAGTTGGTAAATAATGCTGGCTATGAAAATAAAGagaatacatttgttttgcGATGCAAAAATTGAGGGGTGTTACTCTTGCTCGGATTGTCACTGATTTGAAAGTAAGGAGGCACCTGAAGTTAAGGCTGCTCAattatggggggaaaaaaaatcacaatcacgattattttggtcaatattgaaatcatgattatttaacacaattactcgttgacttttggaaagatgttgcaattattgaacttaaaaacagtgaaacaaacaccttgaactgtgattAATACTTTTCCctttttacatgttttcattcagaatacatgacaaaataagagtttccttgcaaaatgtaatgtgcaaaaaatttattttgttttatttttgtaatcatTAAGAGCCGAAATCGTAATCACAATTAACAAttacgattaattgcacagccctgaCGTTACATGAAGTAGTAGTTTTCTCCCTCAAATAACATCAACATGGGATGTACAAAGTTCAAATATTAAATGTCATCAGAGCACCATATCACTACTTTACAAATATTTTAAGATAACATATTCAAACATATTCAACACTGCACACTGTTAACTTGTGTGGGGCAAAGTGCTCCTTTAGCAAAACCATTTACTTTTCTTTGATAGGTCCTCTAACCCGGAAactaagtgtgtttgtgtcacattTCAAATCAAAAGCCTCGTGTAAACTTACATTGACAACACTGAGAAAGCTGTAACTAAAGTTTCAGTTAATAGAAAAATAATACATTCTGATCAAATGTATGACCAGCATAATTCACAGCACTCTCTCTGCGGAAGTGCAGGCTAAAATTAAAAAGCCGAAACACAGCACCATGTAATTCAGCTGTTAACACTTGTCATATACTGTAACACTTGTTAGCTAACTAGCTTAAAGACAGCGTCTCATAGATAGCTTAAAGCGAACCGCCTAATAACAACGGTGAAAATGGCTAATTAACTAGTCTCAATTGCTACTAATTTCGCGACGACCTCGtataagttttttttacattccccACAAAgctacagttagctagctaatgttacttGACCTGAAAGGCGACCAAGTCTGGCTGTGGCTGGTGCTCATGCTCGTTAACGTAGCTGACTTTATATCAAGTGAAGCGAATGTATTTACCAAACATGACTTGTGCAGGAGATGAAGACGATCCGTTCCCTGTTGATGACTGTCTGTTTGCAGAAACATTTTCTCAAGACACCATATACACTTTAGTCGGCCAAGAGCTAAAGATAAGACAGGTGTTCGGTGCCAACCTCGGCGTGGCTGCCCCTGTATGGGAGGCTGTAAGAGCCAACTTGGTTTATGTTGATGTTGTGAAAATATATCAGCTAAATCAGCGTGAGCTTTGATTGACGATAaaggtgtgtatttgtgtgtgtacacaggcGCTACACTTGTGTCGTTACTTCGAGGAGCAGTCGGTGGAGTTCAGAGGAAAGCGCATCATAGAGCTGGGAGCAGGGACTGGTGTGGTTGGTATTTTGGCAGCACGCCTcggtatgttgttgttgttccctTCAATTATGTTCTGTATTGCGAAGGAATACATTCACGTTAATGTTTGGGTTGCATTTATATGAACCTTTACTAACTGGTTGTGTATGTACATGGAAGGTTATTTTATTATGCCGGGAACTTTGCTCCCTTTATTTGGGAGTGACGCCGAAATCGAAAAGTGGCTGATGGTATGCCACTAGTAGTATAGCGCATGGATGCATTATAGCGGCGGATGGGCTTATGCCGCTGTACCACCAGACAGCCACTTTTCCGTCTCGGCTATTGTCATTTAGCTCAGTCAGTTAACTCAACCACAtttacagatatacagatacatCACAGATATGCAACTCTCAGTTGCTTTCACAAGAGACGCTGCTTgtcaaacatgttttatattgttACAGTACCTGTTCTATATGGTGCATCCATctgtaaataatatataattgcattgtttaaagcCTCTTGAGTTGAGAGTTTCATCAACAACATATTGAAATAACATTTTCGTATCTTTACAGGTGCAATCGTGACCCTCACAGACCTTCCTTTGGCTCTCCCCCAACTTCATGTTAACATCTCTGCTAACATACCATCCAGTGGTTGGCCTACCAGCCTTCCCACCGTTCTCCCTCTGTCCTGGGGTGAGGACCACATGAACTTCTCTTCTGACTGGGATCTGGTGCTCTGTGCAGATATAATTTACCTCCCAGAgacttacccactgctagtggAGACACTAGCCCATTTGTGCAAGAACGGAGCTGTGGTATATCTCTCATCCAAAATGCGAAAAGAGCATAAGACTCCAGGTTTCTATGAGGAATGTCTGCCAAGCAGATTTAATGTAGAGCTTGTTCACTATGATGGCAATCAAAACATTAACATCTACAGGGCATCTTTGAGGAAAGAGCAGTGACAACCTGCTACAGGCATGGGACTTGGATTAGTTACTGCACTAAGACCAGTTATGACTGTTTTTTGggtgccttttaaaaaaaatgtttgaaaaaaacaaaacagtgaaaGCTGTGTTTTACAAAATGCACAGCTGTCATCTTGGATAATCCAATGTTGCTGTCAGCCTTCTATCAAGCGACTGCAATTTGAGTTTCAGATCATTTTTAACTTTAAGCTgcaattttgtgttttataatgCAACTCCAACTTGTTACTTATTTGTACCCTTGTCAACACTGAAGAGAGCTTGCTCTCATTGGGTTCCCCCTGTATTGACAAATGTTTTAGTCAATCAATTGTATAAGTCTAAAGATTTTTAAGAAATTGTGCTAGGTTTAATGTCAGAAGTCATGTCAGAGTTGAGTTCATATGGACGTTTGAGATGCACCAAATACTGGAATGTTGTTGAATAAATACTTCTTGTCTACTTAGTTGACCATTGGTTTGGACAAAAACTTGCCACTGAGGCACCGAAGGAATACATTTTACACAGGGAGTAAAAACATTGTCCAGGCAAGCATGGAGTATTTGTGAGGCACATTTCACAATTTTTGGCAAGCAAATAAACAAAGAACAATGGCATCTCTCTTGCCCTGGTACAAAAACCCTGAGCACTCCCTGGTGTCTACCTGGTATTATCCATGCTTACCCAAATATGTAAACTTCCCCTGGTGGTTTAGACTGCCTAGTACCTCCAAAACAAAAGCACTAACAGGTACTCAAAGTAACTGCAATAATGATATAATGAACACATTCAACcgtataataaaaacaaaaccacaaaataaaTGAGTAAATATTTAACTATTAAATATAATAACTCCAACATGAAGTGCTACTTTAATTTATCACTattatttatatacagttacTTGAGAAATCTGTAATACTGTTaatctttcacgatacatgttttaatgatattacatgtggaaaaaataaaatgtgtaataCATCCTCAATTAAGTATTCTAATGATTTCACAATTGtcttcaaaatgtttctaaagtgtgattttggattttgttttttaaatagattttaGTTGAGAGATTTGTCTATctaaaataatcacattttcttctttttatgtgtttttttgcccACAATGTGTCCCCTTAAGTTAAGTGGATGGCTGCCACCTTAGGTAGTCCATAAAAACTCAAAACTAGAATTCTAATGGAACTGATGTGGAACTGAAATGGTACATATCTTTTTGTTATTTCTCTCTTGCATCAAAGCACTTGCTGTGAGCACATTACAGTTTGGGACCAGTAACCATGGCAAAATAAATGCAAGTTCTAATTGTGATTTTATGTTTAACAACTTTTATACTCGTGTTTGTGTCAGTTCTCAGCCTCTCATGTCTTGACTTGTTTTCACTGAGATGGGGATCAGCTCTGCCGTTACAGCTTCAGGCTGCGGTGCAGGTCTGCCCATGATCACCTGACTGGAGATTTCAGGTTCTGCCTTTTATCACTTGTCTATATCTTAATGTTGACTCCATGTTGTCACTATCAGGCACAATGTAGTTTCAGACACAAGCTTGACAATGTTAGTGCATGTCTTGAAAAGggtttaaaggccctgaaaaccAAGTTTCTCAATTAGCTGCTTACTATGAGTGACTTGGTCCTGAATAGGCTACCACATTTTCTTGAAAAAAGGTGACATCATGCACGCACCAATCAGGGTGCAGGCACATTTAGATTAAAATGTGATGACATCTTTGGGATCGGGGACAGAGTCTGGCAGCCCCTAGCCTCTGAAACTCTCTCCTGGCAAAAATCCGCAATGACATATCAATGGAGATATTACAAAAAACTACTTAAAACCCACCTGTTCACTACAGCCTATGGATCCTGCCTAAATCCTGATATTCCCGGCAAACTTTGCCACCACTAaatccattcatttattttgtttggttCATTCTGTTTGTTACTTGTTTTGCCTTCATGCAAAGCATCCTTGGGTCCCTTGAAAGgcactataaaaaaaatcaagctattattaaattaaaatactttTCAGGGACTTTAAATTTAATTCACACAATTTGATGGACTCTCATTAAACATCTTCATTATCTATCAATCAACGTGacatataaaaatacaattttggtTAAATGTAATCTATCAGttgggtgcccggatagctcagttggtagagttggtagagtgggtacccatatacagaggtttactcctcgatgcagcgggcccgggttcaactccgatctgcggccctttgctgcatgtcattccccctctctctcccctttcatgtcttcatctgtcctgtcaaataaaggcctaaaaatgccccccccccctcccaaaaaaaaaatctttaaatgtaGTCTGTCAGTTTCTTCAATGTATGCATTCAAAACCgtgataataataaatatatatgtgtatgatgggctgtcttttttaatattttttttattgaaataaataaaacccaaaACAAAGTTCATCCCATCCCTAACTATTCTGTCAACATCAACAGATTGCCCTCCCTGCAGCCTGCTGTCTGTACGTACTTCATCccctctctcctgctctctgctgATGTACAGACTTTCTGTTCAGAGAAGGAAAGCCTGTTTGTTACGCTGGAGAGTTTCAAAGAAAGGGAGACAACACGTCCGctgcctgtctctccctccgCTACAGTTCAGCCAACAAAACAACAGATCCCTATCTCCATGCAGAGTCTGCTCGCCATCGCGCCGAACACCTCCCACACGAGTGTGATGCAAAGTGCCGATCAAGGATTTCGTTGTCATTCATGATTCTTTGTTGTTATGAAAACTGTGCACTGAAGAAGTGGTGATGTTGAGCAGAGTGCCATTTGAGCCAATGGGAAACCACCCAATTAGGAAATGTTATAGTTGACCGTCTTTTTCTGAACTAAACCTATGTTAGTTTTATAGATATTGTAAAACCAAATCTGACTCCTTCACATTAGTTTTGTATGATTTTAATGAGGAATAATGCAGCTAAAGATGTTTCCAAAAACCTGATTAAAAAATTCCACAGTGGTATTTGAAACTGGGCATGTTCACTGGATGAGAGGAGGATGGGCTACAGTGACAGgggagtgtgagagtgtgtgtgtgtgtgtgtgtgtgtgtgtgtgtgtgtgtgtgtgtgtgtgtgtgtgtgtgtgtgtgtgtgtgtgtgtgtgtgtgtgtgtgtgtggagtgggaGGGGGACTGAAAACCACTGTCCTTTCAAAACAAGTTGTCCTGTTTGGACTTCATTAGATCTCATATCACCTCATGAGCAGCAAGGACAATAATCTGAAAACAGCAATTAAAGgtatgtgttgtatgtgtgtgccttaCCTCTCCATTTATGTAACAATATCTACATTGAAGGTAAgacttttattttagtttttttatttagtatatcATGTTATattcaacattaaaacataaatatttgtcagtctgtttttaaatcttttgaTTTTAGGCACTCCAGGAACATACTGAAACAGTTGAATAtatgttcctttttttccatgtttcaGATCTGTGTATTAGAGCAACAGATGGAGTTCTGGCCCGAGAATCAGGGGCAGTCCCCTATATACTCCAAATTTGGTACTGTTCCTGGGCGAAATTGTACACATAAGTGAGTTCAGTGCTGTGATTACTTTTTCAATCAATGTATGACCGTTGGATGatagagtttgtttttttctatgcTTGTTTGACCAACTTAAACTTGATTTGTTCTATACTTGACAAGCTTAAACAGTTACTGCACAGTAGTCCTAGGTTCTATAGATTGCTGTTCCACACTGCTGTTATAATCATGAGAACTGCACGATTTTTAGCAACACATTATTATTGCTGAAATTATTTACTTACGCATTTTCCACCATTTCACCCACAGCTACCATGACAGACATCAGGTACCCCATTATCCACTGTACTATGGTGAGCAGCAGGATCAAGGCAGGGAGTCCAGTTACTGGACTGTACCAGGATCAAGAACAGGAGGGGCACCACAGGAGTACACCAACTGGATGGACCAAGAGCTGACTGCCCCTACTTCTTCTCACTTCCCTTTTATTCTAGACCGTCACGTTCAGCAGCACCAGGACCTGGGAGACTATCAACCGCATGAagccagagacagagagtggaTAGCAGCTCAGCGAGCAGCAAGGGAATACGAAAGAGGATTTCTGAGGGAGGCATGGCAGAGGAGGTGGGAGCCCTGTGGTCCTGTTCGCTACAACAGGGATGTATCTGCTAAGAGGAGCGACAGCAGCTATCGAGAGCTGGAGGCTTGGGCAGCTCGA encodes the following:
- the LOC144516711 gene encoding EEF1A lysine methyltransferase 3-like, whose amino-acid sequence is MYLPNMTCAGDEDDPFPVDDCLFAETFSQDTIYTLVGQELKIRQVFGANLGVAAPVWEAALHLCRYFEEQSVEFRGKRIIELGAGTGVVGILAARLGAIVTLTDLPLALPQLHVNISANIPSSGWPTSLPTVLPLSWGEDHMNFSSDWDLVLCADIIYLPETYPLLVETLAHLCKNGAVVYLSSKMRKEHKTPGFYEECLPSRFNVELVHYDGNQNINIYRASLRKEQ